Genomic DNA from Candidozyma auris chromosome 1, complete sequence:
ATTTAGCCCCGCAAGTTGACCTAGTGCTTGAGGTGAGAGACTCCAGAGCACCTATCTCCACAACTAATGTGTTGTTTGATAAGGTGCTAGcgagaaaagagaagataGTTCTCTACTCCAAGAAAGATCTTTCAGTCTTGAAACCAGATCTACAAAAGAGGTGGCATGGTGATGAGAAATTTCTCTTTGTGGATGCCAGGAGTAACAAAGATGCGAGATCGATACTTAAGCTTCTTAAGGAGAAATACGAAACAATGTACCCGCCGCCTCCACTCGGACTTCGGACAATGATCATCGGTATGCCAAACGTGGGCAAGTCTACTTTGGTCAATACTCTCCGTTCCGTGGGATACGTCTCGCAACTACCTAAAAGTGTTTCgtcgaagaaaaagaaggttgCCAGGACTGGCGGTCAGCCCGGTGTTACCAGAAATACAAGTGAAGTCATACGTTTGAGTGAGGATCCTGACATTCTCGTTTACGATACTCCCGGAGTTTTTCTACCTACTGTGAGGGATAATGAAACAATGCTTTCGCTAGCCCTCGTTGGATGTGTTCATACTTCATTTGTTGATCCAATAATTTTAGCTGATTATCTCCTTTATGTTCTCAATCTTCAAAATTCAACAGGTAAAATGTATAGGACCTACATGGATCATCCCACAAATGACATCCACGAGTTGCTCTACAATATAGCTCTCAAGAGGAGAAAGGTCAAGAAAGATGGAagctttgatgagattgGAATGGCGAATTTCTGGGTTGACACCTGGAGGCAGGCCCGCGATGGAAGATTCAAGGGTTTATTTGACAAGGAGGCCATTCTCGAAATTGAGGATTCTGAATTAAAGCAGatcatgaagaaagagaagaatcGCGTCAAAGAGACTGGCGTGTACACCAGAATGGTTGCAAGGTTGGGTGACGATGGCACAGCAACGTCGTCGAACCGTAAAAGAACAGCGAAAGATAGAGAATTCGATTTGCGcaatcaacttttcaaattgtAAATACTAAGAGTTAAAACCCGAAGTCAGGAACAGCATCGTATTCTCCCTCATCAGCTCCATAATAACCTTTTGTATCAAATGTATCACCTCCTtttcttggcttcttcttcttgagatcCTCCTTCCTTACATACTTTATATCGAGCTCGTCAACTAGACCTCTTGATGTGTCCTTAGCACGGCGAGACAAATCCACAAATGAGGCCGAACTGGCACTATAGCTTAAGCAGTTCCgcaaattgaagaaatttgaaGCAAACAGATCACTCTTGAGAACGTTTGAAATTAGGCTCTTCTGTTGTAGGAATTTATCTAGGTCATCCTCATCCAATGACCTGATTATGATTTTTCTCACATAGTTCAAAAGGCGGACTTGACTCGTGGATGATGTAGAAAAAATTTCTTTTGATGTGTTCGGCAATGGTAACTTGGACGACTGAGAAGTCCTCATGGTGACTCGATGATTATGGAGAGATTGTGAATCCTTCGTTTCTTGTTCAGTGAAAGTTTTGCTTTCGATGAACTGCTCCATCAACTTTGGCACAATTTTATCCAGTTTATGTTCTTTTAAACTTGGGAAGTTGCCTATATTCTCATCTTCTCTAAACGGTAACCTCACAAGAAGATAATTAAAGGAGTTCTTTGTACCATCCTTAATCTTGATTGGAATTAAAACACCTAATTCGACTTCCTTCGCTTGTTTTCTGACAAAACGTGCTAATGCAGCCGATTCCGTCTCCAAGAGAGCCTTAGCCAAAATGGTATGACTGAGGTTCGCTCTTAGTGTGGCAGCCTTCTCTGGGACAACGAAGAAGGTTTCACTAGTAAGGTAGGCCGGAGGTATACTTTCGGATTTGATGAATCCCAAAATGTCAAAGGCACTAAAGATTTTAAGTCTGGCTGATTCAGTTaagtcatcatcaagagcAATGAGATCAAAATTTGAGAACTTGAACCCAGGAGTAAAATCCTTAGATTCAACCTCAACTTTGTGAAACTTTTTTGTGTCCacatcttcctcatcagGGTACTCTGGTCGTTGATACTCCTCATTTTTCGACCAGACGTAATGTGACGATTTCCTCTCCAAACGTATGGGTCTGCCATCCTCAAGAATGTAGTCATGAAATGAGATAGATGACACATCTTTCTTGGCAGCAGGATATACCTCTACGGGCCATGATAATGCCAAGTCGTCGGCCTCACAAGCGTATGAACTGTCCTCGATTACAGCAAAGAAGTCAGATCCAAATCGTAGCTCTCCTCTGTATATTGGCAAAGGTCTTACTTTTTTGGCTGGAGGTACATTTTGAGCGGTGTAGCGGGCCTGCTTTGATGACATAATAATGAACTCTGCAAAACTTGGTTTCAAAAGCGCCCATTGCGAGTATGTCTCAGAAGATTCCTCGAGACCGTCTACCACCACGATCATGTTCACACGTAGGTTCTTTAGAATGTTGGGAATACCATCTGCTTTTTGCTCTGTGAGTGAACTCAATGGAGACTCATGTGACGTAAGCACCACAATGTTACGAGTGAAGGCTTTTGTTTTCGTGTCTTCGAGCAAGCTGAGGGAAAATATAAAAGATTGAAAGCTATCGCTTTGTGAAGACTCCCAGCTGTCATTGACCCGCAATTCTTTCCTGATCCTAACAAGCTGCTCGTAGCTCGGCGTCTCGAAATTCAGTAACACGTTAACCCCAGGAAataccttcttctctgcaagCTCATGTTTCGTAAGTGGGGAATGGTAGCCTACCACCGATACATAGTCCGTCTTGAGAcccttcaaaagcttccCTGATAAAACTTCGTACAAGTAATCATGAGAAGATGCCGCTGCGGGGTGCAAGTCAACCACAAACACGGTTAATTCTTTATCTGCCATGTGCAAAGAAAAGGCGAttccaacaacttgaggCTCGCCTAAACCTGTAGTTAGTTAAATCGTAGGTTGTGGGCTGTTGCGGCTCGGGTATGCGCTAAGAGGAGACGTGAAGAGAATAGCTGCTTATGAAAAGCGGCATAAATCACAATGAAAATAGCCATGCCTCATGACCACAAGCCCACCGTGTCAATTGCAGCGTAAACTATTTCTTGTTGTGGAGGTTAGCGGTGAGCACCATACAAGCGCAACGTTGGATCTCGCGGATCGCCCGAAACAGAATCTGGTGATTCACTAATACAATAAAATCTGTAAGTTAAGTGGAACCTTAATAATCGAGTATTGTGCCACTTCCATGACTCTAgatttctttcttgttcGCGAGACCAGTAAAAATGTCGAAGGCACCAGACCGTTAACCGAGTTGCAGTTATTCCACCTGCGCGGTTATAGTTTAACGCCCTCGATTTTTCGCCTGGCAGTAAACATTGTTTATAAGTTAGCGCTCCCATCGTCCAAGAATTACTCACAGTTTCTTTCTacacttccttctccagTGGAGTTTTAAAAACACTCTTTCATCCTCTTGAGAATATGTCCCAATTCAACCCAGGTGGTCCTCCTCCCCACCACAGTCACCAGCTGTCGTTGGATCAGCCTTTTCCTTACCAACATACCCTTCCACAACAGATCCCCTCCATTGTGGTCAATCCAATTAGTTCAGAGAAGAGATCTCGTGAGTATCAGGCTTCTGCACAGCTTCTTGCCCAGCCCCTGCCGTCAGCACAAGATCCTCGGATCTCCGGCCAAATGATCTATACGGTCCCTCTAAACCAAAGACAGCCTCAGCCGTACCCCGGAAGCTTCTACACCCCATTGCAGTCCGCACAGCCCCTATATCTTGCTAATCAACCTCCACTGAACCAGGTGGTTGGTCTGGAAGATGGCAGATTTGCTAGAGCACCAGCGCTTTTAAACCGCCTTCACAACAATGCTCCCTTGCAACCATTGATTCCGCTGCCGGCAGCGTTCAGCAGACCGAACGACTCGTCTGCGGAAATTCTGCCGACACTCCCGTCGAAGGAGCTGAGGACAACTTTCAAGCCGCTGCgggtgaagaagaatctgaagccaaagatcaacaagatcagCCACGAAGCTTTAGAGTTGCAGTTTGCAAGGAAAAAGCAGGAAACTACATTGGCTGAATATTCTTTGGATGCTTTGTATGCTGAATTTGCTGATGCTTTGAAGATCGCCTCTCCAAGATCACCTATAGGAGCAGTGTATCaagatgttcttgaagatgagttGGAGAGCAAGCTTTTCGACTTATTCGTTCATGtcatttccaaaagcatCGACTCCTTCCTACCCCAGGAAAGCTTCCAGAAGCTTGTTTCCGAGCTAGCGTTATACGAAGATACCAAGATGATCCTTAATGCCATTTTTTGCTTAAGCTCGTTGATTCTTCTGAGGATCAATCCTGACGCTATTGATCCTTCGTATCCACTTAAATACTACCAAAAGACGGTAGGAACTATCAGACATCATCTAAGTCGTCCCGAtgctgaagatgaaaaCAATGGTATACTTGCTCGTTGTCTTATGTCAACAATCTTATTATGTATCTACGAGCTCTTttttgttgcaattgacagCACTTATGTGAAAGGTGCAGCGAGTATTCTTACATCGATCATGTCCAGAAGAAATCGATCTGAGAGTCTTCTTGCTAACTCGCCATTCTATCATACGTGTTTCTGGGCAATGTTCGTCTGCgatttgatcttgtcaTTGAAGCTTGAGTTGCCAAATATGTACTCGTTAGAGAAAACATGGAAAGCGATGGATCCAATGTACTTTGAGTCATTCAACGATCTGAATTCCCATCTGGATGAGCCTGCAAGATCTGCAAAAGATGTTGAAGCATTTCTCTCGAGTTCTTTATTGACGGGCCAAAGCACTTTTTGGTGGCAGTACAAAGTGCTTTTGACTCTCAGCAGCATTAATGAGTTTACCAACTCTTATGATGTGATCACAGAAGATGATTTCACATCTAATAGAGAATTTTACAAATGGATGGAGCTCaatcaaaaacttgaagataTTGATCGTAACCTTCCTGTTTCATTAAAGCCCAGCGTTTCTCGTCCAGCATCTAGAGCAAGAGTTTTTCCACTTATTCTTTTTAAGGACGAGGCAACCGCTATTGTTGGGCTCAATTATAAATTAGCAAAAATCTGTCACTTCGTCAAGTTGTCCCAAAAATTAAGAGTCAAAGATacttttcttgttgaagatcaggtggtgaagtttcCTTCGGATTTTCGTCTGAAGTTGTCCAAAGATCTTGTGGGCATACTACAAAGCTACCCAAATTCCAGCATATGGCCTGTTACTATTCACGCGTTAAGAGCGGCTTCGAGAAATAtagacaaagaagatgaaacaGCGATGAACCACCTTCGTGCCTTTACAAGACAAATGGTGCAATTCAGTCATACTCACCTGGATTTTGTTCCACCAGCTGCTTAAGACATATCTCACGCCCTaattttgttcttcaattgtAACACTATGGCAGTTCTAGAAGGGATATAGATGAATAAAGCGTTAGATCTATTGTTCCACTGCTCTGGCAGAGTTACGAAGTTGAgtttttctcctttttcGTTTGTGTCTTTGATTCTCCCAAAACCCCCGAATTCCTCAGCATCCGAGTCAAGCACAATTTGATAGTCCCCAGCAGCTTCTACGCCAACTTTGTAGTCGGGGTAGGATTGAGTTGGGTGgaagttgaaaatgaaTAGGAGGCCATTTCTTTCGAAGACCAAAACTTTATCAATTTCATGTTTCAAAGACACATAAGCCTGAGGGGTCAACAAGACACCGTATTCGGTGTCAAGCTTGAGCATGGCAGAATCGAAATGAAATAAGAATTTGTAACGCAAAAGATCGTCGTTAATCAAGTTGAATTGACGTCTCGCGTAATGATAAGAATCATTATTACCCTCTCTAGGGAAGTCTAACCATTCTGGATGGCCGAATTCGTTACCCTCAAAGTTTAAGTAGCCTTCACCACCCAAGGCGAATGTAACCAAACGAATCATTTTGTGTAAAGCAAGTCCTCTGCTTATAGTTTCTGTCATCGGTGAGAGAACAGACATGTTAGTGTACATTTCCTTATCCATGAGCCAGAATGCTATCGTTTTATCGCCAACCAAGGCCTGGTCGTGAGACTCGCAGTAAGCGATACACTTCTCTCCGTGTCTTCTATTAGTTAATGTAAAAACAATGTTGCCAATGTCCCACTCGTCGTCCAGTAAgtgcttcaaaatcttgatcCACATATCCGGGATAGCCATAGACAATCTGTAGTCAAATCCAATACCGCCCGCAGAGATCGGCAAACACAATGTGGGCATACCACTCACATCCTCGGCAATGGTTGTGAAGTTGGCAGGACCGTCATTATCCTTTatctcatcaagcaagCGACGTCCGAGCATGAGGTAGGTAATagcatcttcatcgacCAAGTCTGAATTGAAGTACTCGTTGTAATCACCGCTGAAGCCGTAACTCAAACCGTGATGCTTGTACAACATAGAGGTGACGCCATCAAAACGGAAGCCATCAAACTTGTAAACATCGATGTAAAACTTCAAGTTCGACAACAAGAAACGCAATGTCTCATAATTGGAGTAATTAAACAATCTCGAATCCCACAAGTCGTGGTTTCCTTTGGCACCACCGTGGAATAAGTAGTGATCGGTCCCATTGAAATTATTCAAACCGTCTTCAACATTTTTGGAGCTATGAGAGTgaacaacatcaagaagaactctGATACCCAACCGGTGGGCCTCATCAATGAGttccttgagctcctcaggGGTACCGTATCTGGAGGAGATGGCGAAGAAGTTAGTCACCTGATAACCGAAACTGGCGTAGTAGGCATGCTCCATGACAGCCATCAATTGGATGGTGTTATAGCCAAGCTTATGAATAATGGGCAAGGTGTTCTTGGTGAACTCCTTGTAGCTTGCGATCTTAGGCTCTGGAGACGAGATACCAACGTGCGCCTCGTAGACCTTCAACCCCTCCACATCGTTTAGCTCAGgtcttttttgtttgaaaGTGTAGGTCAGAGAAGGATTCCAAAATCTTCCCTCGTAAGTCGTTGtttccttgttgaatgTTGCTCTTCTGACCCAAGGATCCAATCGGTAAATGCGCTCTCCAGTGCGAGTCACCATCGAGATTTTGTACTTTGAATCGTGAGGAACGGCAAAGTCCTCCTTCACTGGAGGAATAGTGAGACTCCATAATCCAAAGTCGTTCACCTTTTGCAATTGGTGCCTTTCCACGTCCCAGCCGTTGAAGTCACCCACAAGCGATACCAGCTGTACGTCAGGGATGTACTCGGTGATGGTAACCTCCTTAGTATCCGTGTTGGCGTGAAGGCCATACCGTTCgtatgaagaagcaaacTTGGCTAAGGAACCCTCAGTTTTTTCCAATGTCTCGAGCCATTGACGGTATTGCAACTGGCGGCTGATGAGCTGGTTGGAGTATGGTTCCAACCAAGGATCGATATCCAAGGCTCCCTTAATGAGTGATTTGGACATGATAAGAActtaagaagaaaaaagtagtcggaaaaaaaaaaaaattgaaagaaaaagtaaaaaatGTTGGTAAGTGTGACTTGCCAGGGAATTGGCCGCTTTAAATTAATGTCTTGGAGGTTAGGGTCCGCTACTCACTTTACCTCTTGCTTCGGGGAACTATGGAGGATTTGGCGCCTTTTGGCTCGATGTATGCACCATCTCACATCCATACGGCTAGGGGCGACCCGAGCAGCCCAGCGGGCAATTGGAAGGAGAAATTACTTACTTTCTGTTCTTGAAAAGTTCGGTAGTCTGTGTCGAATTAATTTTGCCTCCTTATCTGAAGCTCATAGTTAATCTGCTATTCTACCAGTGCTTCTCTTGAACCTCGCGTGATTGCTGGGAGTGCGGCTTCCCTTGTTCCACGTAGTAGCAGTCCGAATTTTTTAGGGCGGACCAAAAATTGGCCGACGGCGACGTATGATGCTATGGGTACATTGGAGCTACATCTGCTTCCTTTCATTTCCCAATTTTTTATGATTTAAAGTCTTAGCTTCCTCAAAAGTTCTCTTAATCATTATCTATCTTTCTTTACACAATTCTAGAGTTAAGTTCTCCGCGGACCCTCTCATCTATGTGTGGGGTATATGAGAAGAGTTGGTgcgattttgcagccgcgAAGTCAGAAGGACCACGTTTGGGCTCCCCAACCTCTTACTTGTATGCGGCAAAGTCGACCGACCACGCCTTCACCACACCGTCATTTCCAGTAGATACAAAGCTACCAATGTTTTTGTCGTATTTTAACCACTTGACACCTGAAACACCGTTTTGGTGCGCCAATTGATACTTCAACACTTTCATGGGACGGGCCACCGAGTAGACAAAGATACTGCTATCTAGGCCGCCGCTAAGCAAAAAGTGAGAGTCCTCGGACCATTCCGCATCCTCAACACGGCTGTTGTGGAATGCCCACCTCGTAGTTACCACAGAACTGTCGCTAGTGTTGTACAATGTGTACTTGCCCATGCTGTCAGCAACTGCGGCGTACTTCCCATCAGGAGAGACCTTGATCAACGAAGGTGGTGATCTCAACGCCTGGTATGAACGTTCAAGTTTGCAAGACGTTCCCACACTGAACTCCTCCACCCTGTTGGCAGTCTGATTTGCGATAAGCACAGAACTTTCGGAGATTGCATCCACGTAGGTGGCCTTGAAATTGAGGGATGTTTTCGCAAGAACTTCGAGACTGCTAGCATCATAAACCAGTAATTGTCCCTCCTGGATCACGAACAACCTATCGCCGTACGAAGCAACTTGCTTAGGCTGCGAATCTATCTGGGCAGCTTGAATGACCGTCCCGTCACTTTTCCAAAGTTTGAGTTTATCGTCCCACCCTGCGGAAACAATGTCGCTGTTGCTTTTCGTGATAGTTGCGATGAAGTTTGTATGCTGGTCCGCTCTAGATCCAAGTAATTCGGGAACGATTTCCAATTTGGCACCATCAATCTTCCATTTGACTAGCAAACCATCAGCGTCGCCTGTGTACACAAATTTGCCATCAGCGGAAACGGCTGACAACAGCTTTTGGTGACCGTACCAAACTTTCTGAGGAGACCCTCCAGTGTGagcaaagaagttcaagtttCCGTTCAAAGAGAGGGAAACAACATAATCCTTCGTCACTACAACACCAACTTGCTGGTTGGAAACAGTTGAGGGAGACTCAATTGTGTAAGTGTTCTTATGCTCGAGCTCGGGACTCCAACACTTGAGAGTGTTATCAGCGGAAGCAGTAACAAAACCAGATGAATTTGCAAACCAAGAGATCCCAAAAATTCCACCTTCATGAGCCTGTGGCAAGGTCTTTTTGACTTCTCCAGTCTTTCCATCGTAGAGCACAATTGTTCTGTCTGAGCCCACACTTACTAGCCATTGACCATCGGGGCTGAACTTGACATCTCTGATGGTGTTGCTGTGATTACAACGACAACTCTTATCAAACTTAAAAGGAGGaccattgaagaaaaccaaCGCTTTATCATCACTTACGGTGGCAGCCCTGTAGGGcctttgctttttgatgtCGACCGCATTGATGGTTTCCGCATGGCCTTGGATCTCGCCTACAGAGTTACCAGAGTCCCACGTGAAGCAATGCCCAAACTGATCTTTACCTTGTCCGACAGCAATAACTCTTTGATTGTCTCCGTCCCACGCAATGGACTTAATTGGGCCACTGAGAATCTGATACTCAGCCTTGACTACGGGCTGCTCAAACAGACCGccttctttgccaaagacAGAGGAATCCCAGATTTTCACATTGCCTGACTCATCTCCAGAAGCAATATAGTTGCCTGAAGGGCTAAATGTGGCCACAGTAGTTGGATATGTATGCTTAGTGAATTGGATAGGAGCAATTTCTTCGCTTAATGAGCGAACGATGATGGATCTTCCAGACGCGTATGCAATCCTATCATTGTTGAAATCGTAAGAAATGAAGGTGCTTGCAGCACGTGTGGTATTCGGCTGAGGTGGGTACAAGCTGATAGGAGTAATCATCTTTCTTTAGAAATGGCCACTTGTTTGATTATCGAATCTGTTGGTGCCTCACTAAATTTACCTGCACAATTGCGtaaagttgcaaaatgcaaagcACATCGAAGTCGTCCTCATTTTAtaatatatatatata
This window encodes:
- the MTG1 gene encoding putative GTPase, whose protein sequence is MSFVPRRVFPDYRLILSNFKGHHQKALTRFSYLAPQVDLVLEVRDSRAPISTTNVLFDKVLARKEKIVLYSKKDLSVLKPDLQKRWHGDEKFLFVDARSNKDARSILKLLKEKYETMYPPPPLGLRTMIIGMPNVGKSTLVNTLRSVGYVSQLPKSVSSKKKKVARTGGQPGVTRNTSEVIRLSEDPDILVYDTPGVFLPTVRDNETMLSLALVGCVHTSFVDPIILADYLLYVLNLQNSTGKMYRTYMDHPTNDIHELLYNIALKRRKVKKDGSFDEIGMANFWVDTWRQARDGRFKGLFDKEAILEIEDSELKQIMKKEKNRVKETGVYTRMVARLGDDGTATSSNRKRTAKDREFDLRNQLFKL
- the YKU80 gene encoding ATP-dependent DNA helicase YKU80 codes for the protein MADKELTVFVVDLHPAAASSHDYLYEVLSGKLLKGLKTDYVSVVGYHSPLTKHELAEKKVFPGVNVLSNFETPSYEQLVRIRKELRVNDSWESSQSDSFQSFIFSLSLLEDTKTKAFTRNIVVLTSHESPLSSLTEQKADGIPNILKNLRVNMIVVVDGLEESSETYSQWALLKPSFAEFIIMSSKQARYTAQNVPPAKKVRPLPIYRGELRFGSDFFAVIEDSSYACEADDLALSWPVEVYPAAKKDVSSISFHDYILEDGRPIRLERKSSHYVWSKNEEYQRPEYPDEEDVDTKKFHKVEVESKDFTPGFKFSNFDLIALDDDLTESARLKIFSAFDILGFIKSESIPPAYLTSETFFVVPEKAATLRANLSHTILAKALLETESAALARFVRKQAKEVELGVLIPIKIKDGTKNSFNYLLVRLPFREDENIGNFPSLKEHKSDKIVPKLMEQFIESKTFTEQETKDSQSLHNHRVTMRTSQSSKLPLPNTSKEIFSTSSTSQVRLLNYVRKIIIRSLDEDDLDKFLQQKSLISNVLKSDSFASNFFNLRNCLSYSASSASFVDLSRRAKDTSRGLVDELDIKYVRKEDLKKKKPRKGGDTFDTKGYYGADEGEYDAVPDFGF
- the GLC3 gene encoding 1,4-alpha-glucan branching enzyme, whose product is MSKSLIKGALDIDPWLEPYSNQLISRQLQYRQWLETLEKTEGSLAKFASSYERYGLHANTDTKEVTITEYIPDVQSVSLVGDFNGWDVERHQLQKVNDFGLWSLTIPPVKEDFAVPHDSKYKISMVTRTGERIYRLDPWVRRATFNKETTTYEGRFWNPSSTYTFKQKRPELNDVEGLKVYEAHVGISSPEPKIASYKEFTKNTLPIIHKLGYNTIQLMAVMEHAYYASFGYQVTNFFAISSRYGTPEELKELIDEAHRLGIRVLLDVVHSHSSKNVEDGLNNFNGTDHYLFHGGAKGNHDLWDSRLFNYSNYETLRFLLSNLKFYIDVYKFDGFRFDGVTSMLYKHHGLSYGFSGDYNEYFNSDLVDEDAITYLMLGRRLLDEIKDNDGPANFTTIAEDVSGMPTLCLPISAGGIGFDYRLSMAIPDMWIKILKHLSDDEWDIGNIVFTLTNRRHGEKCIAYCESHDQALVGDKTIAFWLMDKEMYTNMSVLSPMTETISRGLALHKMIRLVTFALGGEGYLNFEGNEFGHPEWLDFPREGNNDSYHYARRQFNLINDDLLRYKFLFHFDSAMLKLDTEYGVLLTPQAYVSLKHEIDKVLVFERNGLLFIFNFHPTQSYPDYKVGVEAAGDYQIVLDSDAEEFGGFGRIKDTNEKGEKLNFVTSPEQWNNRSNALFIYIPSRTAIVLQLKNKIRA